In Prevotella sp. oral taxon 475, one DNA window encodes the following:
- a CDS encoding DUF417 family protein, giving the protein MKDKIVAFLTFAAGLKNVGLNLIRVAILIVFVWIGGLKFAHYEAEGIVPFVANSPFMSFFYEKKAPEYKEYKLKEGELNLEKRQWHEENRTYVFSYGLGCLIMSIGILVFLGMFSPKIGIVGELLCIVMTLGTLSFLVTTPECWVPNLGSGEHGFPLLSGAGRLVVKDTVILAGAITLLSSSAGKLLKQLKTE; this is encoded by the coding sequence ATGAAAGATAAAATCGTAGCTTTTCTGACGTTTGCAGCCGGTCTGAAAAACGTTGGTCTGAACCTGATTCGTGTGGCCATTCTCATTGTTTTTGTGTGGATTGGCGGTTTGAAATTCGCCCATTATGAGGCTGAAGGTATTGTTCCGTTCGTGGCAAACAGTCCGTTTATGAGCTTCTTCTATGAAAAGAAGGCTCCGGAATACAAAGAATATAAGCTCAAAGAGGGCGAACTGAACTTGGAAAAACGCCAGTGGCATGAGGAAAATCGTACGTACGTCTTTTCCTATGGTCTGGGTTGTCTGATTATGAGTATCGGAATCTTGGTGTTTCTGGGTATGTTTTCGCCCAAAATCGGTATCGTTGGCGAGTTGCTTTGCATCGTGATGACCCTCGGTACGCTGTCGTTCTTAGTGACAACGCCCGAGTGTTGGGTGCCTAACTTAGGCAGTGGGGAGCACGGTTTCCCCTTGCTCTCGGGCGCAGGCAGACTGGTGGTGAAGGATACGGTGATTCTGGCCGGTGCCATCACCTTGCTTTCCAGTTCGGCCGGCAAGCTTCTCAAACAGTTGAAGACGGAATAA
- a CDS encoding glycosyltransferase family 9 protein gives MKREHILIIRFSAMGDIAMTVPVVYALAQKYPHIRITFLSRPFARPFFEGLAPNVSFMSADIKGEYRGLSGLNSLYRRIVAKNFTAVADLHDVLRSSYLRLRFNLANYRVEHIDKHRSERRKLVAQKEKRLVQLSTAFENYAQVFARLGYPVEPCFLSIFPPTGGNLRLLPPEIGEKKAFQEWIGVAPFAAHPQKVYPIEQLERVVDLLTKRHPSCRVFFFGKGATEEPVINGIVERHQRCINASALLGSLKEELILMSHLDVMVSMDSANMHFASLTHTPVVSIWGATHPFAGFMGWGQDAANAVQIPLDCRPCSIFGNRPCLRGDLACMNHISPERVYEQVEKVLNKK, from the coding sequence GTGAAGAGAGAACACATCCTCATCATCCGCTTCTCAGCCATGGGAGACATCGCCATGACTGTGCCTGTGGTGTATGCCTTGGCCCAAAAATATCCTCATATTCGCATCACTTTTCTGAGCAGACCTTTTGCAAGACCCTTCTTCGAAGGGCTGGCACCTAACGTGAGCTTTATGTCGGCCGACATAAAAGGGGAATATCGCGGACTATCAGGCCTCAATTCACTCTACCGACGCATCGTAGCGAAGAACTTTACGGCCGTGGCCGACTTGCACGATGTGCTGAGATCGAGCTATCTCAGACTGCGTTTCAACCTGGCTAATTATCGGGTTGAACACATCGACAAACATCGTTCAGAACGCAGAAAATTAGTGGCACAGAAGGAAAAGAGGCTCGTTCAGCTCTCCACAGCTTTCGAAAACTATGCCCAGGTGTTTGCTCGATTGGGCTATCCTGTGGAACCTTGCTTCCTGTCTATCTTCCCTCCGACGGGCGGAAACTTACGATTGCTGCCGCCTGAGATAGGTGAGAAAAAGGCGTTTCAGGAGTGGATCGGCGTGGCTCCCTTTGCTGCACACCCACAAAAAGTATATCCCATAGAACAACTGGAAAGAGTTGTCGACCTGCTTACGAAGCGTCATCCCTCGTGTAGGGTGTTTTTCTTCGGCAAAGGAGCTACAGAAGAACCGGTCATCAACGGCATCGTGGAGCGTCATCAGCGATGTATCAATGCTTCGGCGTTGCTTGGTTCGCTCAAAGAAGAACTCATCTTGATGAGTCATCTCGACGTCATGGTGAGCATGGACAGTGCCAATATGCACTTCGCCTCTCTTACTCATACGCCCGTTGTCAGCATTTGGGGAGCTACACACCCCTTCGCCGGCTTCATGGGATGGGGTCAAGACGCAGCCAATGCTGTGCAAATTCCACTCGATTGCAGACCTTGTAGCATCTTTGGAAACCGTCCTTGCCTACGCGGAGACCTGGCTTGCATGAATCATATCTCACCCGAAAGGGTGTACGAGCAGGTGGAAAAGGTGCTCAATAAGAAATAA
- a CDS encoding WbqC family protein, which produces MELNSSSSHLSFSEQSEGSVGGCVLASTYFGPLQWYQKLYRYSTCFIDGCEHFVKQTYRNRCVIASTNGPLSLSIPVERTAGSSATHSAMKDIRISNHGNWRHIHWQAIVSAYSESPFFEYYADDIRPFFTRRWEWLFDFNLETTHTLCTLLDIQPTLLLTQEYLPAADGYSTFTTSPSAFSACKEQGSFLENPSAASSHLRCESSFIDFRNTISPKNALPDADFSPRDYYQVFAQKHGFLPNLSILDLLFNMGNEAIFYL; this is translated from the coding sequence ATGGAATTAAATAGTTCGTCGTCCCATCTCTCCTTCTCCGAGCAGTCGGAGGGGTCTGTCGGCGGCTGCGTGCTGGCTTCTACCTACTTCGGACCGCTGCAATGGTATCAGAAGCTTTACCGATACAGCACCTGCTTCATCGACGGATGCGAACATTTCGTTAAGCAAACCTACCGCAACCGCTGCGTCATCGCCTCGACCAACGGGCCTCTTTCGCTCAGCATCCCGGTGGAACGCACCGCCGGAAGTTCGGCCACGCACTCGGCCATGAAGGACATTCGCATCAGCAATCACGGCAACTGGCGGCACATTCATTGGCAAGCCATCGTGTCGGCCTATAGCGAAAGTCCTTTTTTCGAGTATTATGCCGACGACATCCGCCCTTTTTTCACCCGTCGCTGGGAATGGCTTTTCGACTTCAACCTCGAGACGACGCACACGCTTTGCACTCTGCTCGACATCCAACCCACCCTTCTTCTCACACAAGAATATCTGCCGGCAGCAGATGGATATTCAACCTTCACAACATCCCCTTCTGCCTTTTCGGCATGCAAAGAGCAGGGGTCTTTTTTAGAAAATCCTTCTGCTGCGTCTTCACACCTCCGTTGCGAGTCTTCCTTCATTGATTTTCGCAACACCATCTCGCCCAAAAACGCTCTGCCCGATGCCGATTTTTCACCTCGTGACTACTACCAGGTGTTCGCCCAGAAACATGGTTTTCTACCCAATCTCAGCATCCTCGACCTTTTATTTAATATGGGTAACGAAGCCATTTTCTATCTGTAA
- a CDS encoding DUF4254 domain-containing protein, with translation MSFTKHCNEIFNQAIRDYHIKDDIDTPINNPYKRETIENRLYLKCWIDTVQWHFEDIIRDPHIDPVEALSLKRRIDRSNQDRTDLVEQIDSYFRQKYNDVEVKADARINTESPAWAIDRLSILALKIYHMQEQVERKDVDSEHHNRCEAKLHVLLEQQVDLSTAIDQLLEDIEQGNKYMKVYKQMKMYNDPSTNPVLYGKGEK, from the coding sequence ATGTCTTTTACCAAACATTGCAATGAGATCTTCAATCAGGCCATCAGAGACTATCATATCAAAGACGATATCGATACGCCCATCAACAATCCTTATAAAAGGGAGACGATAGAAAACCGCCTGTATTTGAAGTGTTGGATAGATACGGTGCAATGGCACTTTGAAGATATCATCCGAGATCCGCATATCGACCCGGTGGAAGCACTGAGCCTGAAGCGAAGAATCGACCGTTCGAACCAAGATCGCACCGACCTCGTGGAACAAATCGACAGTTATTTTCGACAGAAATACAATGACGTGGAGGTGAAAGCTGATGCCCGAATCAACACCGAGAGCCCTGCCTGGGCCATAGACAGGCTTTCTATCCTGGCATTGAAGATTTATCACATGCAGGAACAGGTGGAAAGAAAAGACGTAGACAGCGAACATCACAACCGATGCGAGGCCAAACTCCATGTTCTCCTTGAACAACAGGTAGACCTAAGCACGGCCATCGATCAGCTGCTGGAGGACATTGAGCAGGGAAACAAATATATGAAGGTGTACAAACAAATGAAGATGTACAACGACCCGTCTACCAATCCCGTGCTCTACGGTAAAGGCGAGAAGTAG
- the dapB gene encoding 4-hydroxy-tetrahydrodipicolinate reductase, with the protein MKIALIGYGKMGRMIEEIALSRGHEIVSIIDADNQTDFESAAFASADVAIEFTTPQAAYGNYLKAFARGVKVVSGSTGWQEAHGAEIERLCQEEGHTLFWSSNFSVGVALFSAVNRQLAKLMNGFPQYDVELTETHHIHKLDAPSGTAITLAQDIIDQLDRKDGWVQGEQHLADGSLIPSRQTSERQLPINSIRRDEVPGIHSVTYESEADSITITHDAHSRRGFALGAVLAAEYTKTHHGLLTMDLLFPF; encoded by the coding sequence ATGAAGATTGCATTGATAGGCTACGGCAAGATGGGCCGAATGATTGAAGAGATAGCCCTCAGTCGTGGGCATGAAATTGTGAGTATCATCGATGCCGACAACCAGACCGACTTCGAGAGCGCAGCTTTTGCCTCAGCAGATGTGGCCATCGAGTTCACCACACCTCAGGCTGCATACGGCAATTACCTAAAAGCCTTTGCCCGCGGGGTAAAGGTGGTGTCGGGTTCTACGGGGTGGCAAGAGGCGCATGGCGCGGAAATCGAGCGGCTTTGCCAAGAAGAGGGGCACACACTCTTCTGGTCGAGCAACTTTTCGGTGGGTGTTGCCCTCTTCTCGGCCGTCAATCGGCAGCTCGCCAAGTTAATGAATGGTTTTCCGCAATATGATGTAGAACTAACCGAGACGCACCACATTCACAAGCTCGATGCGCCTTCGGGCACGGCTATCACGCTGGCACAGGACATCATCGACCAGCTGGACCGAAAGGATGGTTGGGTGCAGGGCGAGCAACACCTTGCCGACGGCAGTCTCATTCCCAGTCGGCAGACCAGTGAACGGCAACTGCCCATCAACAGCATCAGGCGCGATGAAGTGCCAGGCATCCACTCGGTGACCTATGAAAGCGAGGCCGACAGCATCACCATTACGCATGATGCTCACTCCAGACGCGGCTTTGCCCTGGGTGCCGTCTTAGCAGCCGAATATACAAAGACACACCACGGGCTCCTCACCATGGACCTGCTCTTCCCTTTTTAA
- the rd gene encoding rubredoxin, whose protein sequence is MKKYLCETCGYIYDPAVGDPDGGIAPGTAFEDIPDDWVCPICGVGKDDFSVVEE, encoded by the coding sequence ATGAAGAAGTATTTGTGCGAAACTTGTGGCTATATTTACGACCCAGCAGTAGGCGATCCCGATGGTGGCATCGCTCCAGGAACGGCTTTTGAAGATATTCCCGATGATTGGGTGTGTCCCATTTGTGGAGTAGGAAAAGACGATTTCTCTGTTGTAGAAGAGTAA
- a CDS encoding BNR-repeat neuraminidase N-terminal domain-containing protein, with the protein MKTNNSFFRLCLVLSAWILSLQMQAETQEVRISLTPQTIHVGDESIRFYDDGGPSGKTSAVFQDGKEGKVTFVPTTSGKKVMIDFKKVDIFEGTLHSQYIKVYNGSEVTGAQLLTTVRKGTTPIIRSSAQDGALTVVFGSTTSFTSEGFEAVVTQFVPQPMSVSSIDVKQLTAGTVAAGNRDEPILSVNIKTLNTEPALVAQKFVFQTNGTHRQISSATLYRSDAANKFSTTGKVAEAMVTADEFEMIPTSPVVLKEGDNHFWLAYTLADEAENGQTIDASLMRVTLSGNAYSSTNGNPEGHRKVENTIVALEGTQLRKVNEQLMFRSEISKYGSKYEGGNTDRIVTFVPLHAGRVVQIDFSKFDLYYSANNGYGVRAKFVVYEGQGTTGKKLWELTSTADKAKGPGKRLRSASPDGAITVVFNPKDSHYTAEGFIATVSEYLPQAMMLTSVSTLQASTETLVSGATAQSLLDVDIETNGNLSPLALKGLSIDLKNAVSHLSSVSIYALKEAGEVLGKTAIPLVNISKTNLTNKLNMVLPVAFELAEGHNWLRICVDVDDEAQAGNIIDAALTAVNINETTHAVTNGDPAGEREVQNVRNLAKGENGTIFIGKNTRLMLYDDGGKDGKESKNFDGTITFAPKETGYSIKLRTVEWGLTAADKLSLYHGGNKKAVADAVFDRKDKLDRLISKAEDGRITLNYTTGKYAVSNGFALEVTAVQPQPLSVASVKAVSVAPEKVLKGQTDVPMLRVEVEVAGEKGSLSISQLRFHQTTNGIVTASKVYATDTISSFSTAHLFDENTTTASPFTGHYTVTGEGTYYFWLSYDLSSTATPGQSVEASLTSVVAEATSHTPASTVTALATVKAGMSGTLDVGASAQYHTIQSAVDALKEGIDGPTTIRIAKGEYNERVLVPQIPGMSKINTLTITSSSGNYKDVKIYHDQYVKPGYSSDQMAKEIGVFTFDGADYTTLKGVEVTTQNLAYPSVVHLRNMSRNVTIDGCYIHCSQTNNFQTKINLINMYAPNTAYHNNDNFLLRSSLLEGGYIGVRLGGTGFVALPKQQGGKLEQNVFREQGTKAIYVARERDVQLLGNRIENTTTTRNDFNAIDIDAEGAVKVERNTIRLATKNYSSAIYVRNINGEKDSQATLVNNVVSVDETTTDGTSLLLFKEGSRLLVAHNTLCLTGKPGNSVLSVIGKMGQDVVFANNLLQNEGGGVVYRFNKSDYLSTFKSSHNNIFTTGTTLAEANVAYKNLTDWMRASGERYSRNTRIVFADDALLQPKEEGVLRNGQPLADVTTDVTGAARNITRPMIGAYEQVAHPSATAIGASAIREGGFKVGVEGKNLVITSEEADARVQIYTPTGMLVEAGRIENGASRWVVPELPNGVYVVKLSSVAGTKTLTICL; encoded by the coding sequence ATGAAGACAAACAACAGCTTTTTCAGGCTTTGTCTTGTGCTGTCGGCATGGATTCTATCGCTTCAGATGCAGGCAGAAACACAAGAAGTGCGTATTTCGCTCACACCACAAACCATCCATGTGGGCGATGAAAGCATCCGTTTCTACGACGATGGCGGACCTTCGGGTAAGACATCGGCAGTGTTTCAAGACGGAAAAGAGGGTAAGGTGACCTTCGTTCCCACTACTTCGGGAAAGAAAGTAATGATCGATTTCAAGAAGGTAGACATCTTCGAGGGAACTTTACACTCGCAATATATCAAAGTTTATAACGGCTCTGAGGTGACCGGTGCTCAGCTCTTGACCACCGTCAGAAAGGGGACAACACCCATCATCCGCTCATCAGCACAGGATGGAGCCCTTACTGTGGTGTTCGGAAGCACCACTTCGTTTACCTCCGAAGGCTTTGAAGCCGTCGTTACTCAATTTGTTCCGCAGCCCATGTCCGTCTCTTCCATCGATGTAAAGCAGTTGACAGCGGGCACAGTAGCAGCAGGCAACAGAGACGAACCTATCCTTTCTGTCAACATCAAAACCCTTAACACCGAGCCTGCACTCGTTGCTCAAAAGTTTGTTTTTCAGACCAACGGCACTCATAGGCAGATATCGTCGGCCACACTCTACCGTTCTGATGCTGCAAACAAGTTTTCGACAACGGGAAAGGTGGCCGAAGCAATGGTAACGGCCGACGAATTCGAAATGATTCCCACCTCTCCTGTCGTGTTGAAAGAAGGCGATAACCACTTCTGGTTGGCCTATACTCTGGCCGATGAGGCCGAAAACGGACAGACGATAGATGCTTCTCTCATGCGTGTAACGCTCTCTGGAAATGCTTATTCGTCGACAAACGGTAATCCGGAAGGGCATCGCAAGGTGGAAAACACGATTGTTGCCCTTGAAGGAACCCAACTGAGAAAGGTGAACGAACAACTGATGTTTCGGTCGGAAATCTCGAAATACGGTTCCAAATACGAGGGAGGAAACACCGACCGCATCGTTACTTTCGTGCCTTTGCATGCTGGACGCGTCGTGCAAATCGACTTTTCAAAGTTCGACCTTTATTATTCGGCCAACAATGGCTATGGTGTCAGAGCGAAATTCGTGGTTTATGAAGGACAAGGAACAACAGGTAAGAAACTGTGGGAGCTGACTTCGACGGCCGATAAAGCCAAAGGACCGGGCAAACGCTTGCGTTCGGCATCGCCGGATGGGGCTATCACCGTGGTGTTCAACCCTAAAGACAGTCATTATACGGCAGAGGGCTTCATTGCAACAGTGAGCGAATATCTGCCACAGGCCATGATGCTAACCTCTGTTTCTACCCTTCAGGCCTCTACAGAGACGCTTGTTTCGGGTGCGACGGCCCAATCTTTGCTCGACGTAGATATAGAAACAAACGGCAATCTCTCGCCACTCGCGCTCAAGGGCTTGTCGATAGATTTGAAAAATGCGGTCTCACACCTTTCGTCGGTTAGCATCTACGCTCTTAAAGAGGCAGGAGAAGTGCTCGGAAAGACGGCCATCCCATTGGTCAACATATCCAAAACCAACCTGACAAACAAACTGAACATGGTTCTGCCTGTAGCTTTCGAACTGGCAGAAGGACACAACTGGTTGCGCATCTGTGTAGATGTAGACGACGAAGCACAGGCCGGAAACATCATCGATGCGGCCCTAACGGCGGTGAATATCAACGAGACAACTCATGCTGTGACCAATGGAGACCCGGCCGGAGAACGAGAAGTGCAAAACGTTCGTAACTTAGCGAAAGGTGAAAACGGAACGATCTTTATCGGTAAGAACACCCGATTGATGCTCTACGACGATGGAGGGAAAGACGGAAAGGAGTCGAAAAACTTCGATGGAACGATTACTTTCGCACCGAAAGAGACCGGATATTCCATCAAACTACGTACAGTGGAGTGGGGGTTGACCGCTGCAGACAAACTCTCTCTTTATCATGGAGGCAACAAAAAGGCCGTTGCCGATGCTGTTTTTGATAGAAAAGATAAGCTGGACAGACTGATTTCTAAGGCTGAAGACGGACGCATTACCTTGAATTATACCACCGGGAAATATGCCGTTTCAAACGGATTTGCCCTTGAAGTGACCGCCGTGCAGCCGCAACCGCTCTCTGTTGCCTCGGTGAAAGCTGTGTCTGTTGCCCCTGAAAAAGTGCTGAAGGGACAAACGGATGTACCGATGTTGCGTGTAGAAGTGGAGGTAGCAGGCGAGAAAGGTTCGCTTTCTATCTCGCAATTGCGCTTCCATCAAACAACAAACGGCATTGTTACGGCTTCAAAAGTCTATGCGACAGACACCATCAGCAGCTTTTCCACAGCACATCTCTTTGATGAAAACACCACAACGGCTTCTCCTTTTACGGGCCATTACACTGTGACCGGTGAGGGAACCTACTATTTCTGGCTCTCCTACGACCTCTCTTCGACGGCCACACCGGGCCAAAGCGTCGAGGCTTCGCTGACTTCTGTTGTGGCAGAGGCGACTTCTCACACACCTGCCTCTACCGTTACAGCTCTTGCAACGGTGAAAGCAGGCATGAGCGGAACGCTCGATGTAGGGGCAAGTGCTCAATATCACACGATCCAATCGGCTGTAGATGCGCTGAAAGAGGGTATCGACGGACCTACCACCATCCGCATCGCAAAGGGCGAATACAACGAAAGGGTGTTGGTTCCGCAGATTCCCGGCATGTCGAAAATCAACACATTGACCATCACTTCCTCGTCGGGCAATTACAAAGACGTAAAGATTTATCACGACCAATACGTGAAACCGGGCTACTCGTCCGACCAAATGGCGAAGGAGATAGGCGTCTTTACTTTCGACGGAGCCGACTATACCACCCTCAAAGGAGTAGAGGTGACCACACAAAATTTGGCTTATCCCTCGGTGGTGCATCTGCGAAATATGAGCCGAAACGTAACCATCGATGGCTGTTATATCCATTGCAGTCAAACCAACAACTTCCAAACCAAAATCAATCTCATCAACATGTATGCGCCCAATACGGCCTATCACAACAACGATAACTTCCTTTTGCGAAGTTCTTTGCTTGAAGGCGGCTACATCGGAGTGCGCCTTGGAGGCACTGGTTTTGTGGCTTTGCCTAAGCAACAGGGTGGTAAATTGGAGCAAAACGTCTTTCGCGAGCAGGGCACAAAGGCTATTTATGTGGCTCGAGAGAGAGATGTGCAACTGCTGGGAAACCGTATTGAAAACACTACTACCACCCGAAACGATTTCAATGCTATCGACATCGATGCCGAGGGAGCGGTGAAGGTGGAACGAAACACCATCCGACTGGCCACGAAAAACTATTCTTCGGCCATCTATGTGCGCAATATCAATGGTGAAAAAGATTCGCAAGCAACACTTGTGAACAACGTTGTGAGCGTTGACGAGACGACTACCGACGGCACTTCTCTGCTGCTTTTCAAGGAAGGAAGTCGGCTTCTCGTAGCTCATAACACGCTCTGTCTCACCGGAAAGCCGGGCAACAGCGTTCTCTCGGTTATTGGAAAGATGGGTCAGGACGTGGTCTTCGCCAATAATTTGCTGCAGAACGAAGGCGGCGGAGTAGTGTATCGCTTCAATAAATCCGACTATCTGTCGACGTTCAAATCCTCGCACAACAATATCTTTACTACCGGAACAACGTTGGCCGAGGCAAATGTGGCCTATAAAAACCTGACCGACTGGATGCGGGCTTCGGGCGAACGATACAGTCGCAACACGCGGATTGTCTTTGCAGACGATGCTCTCTTGCAGCCCAAAGAGGAAGGTGTGCTGCGCAACGGACAGCCTTTGGCAGACGTAACCACTGATGTGACGGGTGCTGCACGCAATATCACTCGTCCCATGATAGGAGCTTATGAGCAAGTGGCCCATCCTTCGGCCACTGCTATCGGTGCTTCTGCCATTCGTGAGGGTGGTTTCAAGGTGGGTGTAGAGGGTAAAAACCTCGTTATCACCTCGGAAGAAGCTGATGCCAGGGTACAGATCTACACGCCGACAGGTATGCTGGTGGAGGCTGGGAGGATAGAAAACGGTGCCTCCAGATGGGTGGTTCCCGAACTGCCGAACGGGGTTTACGTGGTGAAACTATCTTCTGTGGCGGGCACAAAGACCCTTACTATTTGTCTATAA
- the lepB gene encoding signal peptidase I has translation MIDRKKPTSNPNIQWAKFLLVSLLYLLFLLWVKSWWGLLVLPFIYDAYISKKIRWKWWEDSERFTRIVMSWVDALVFALVAVYFINLFFFQNFVIPSSSLEKSLLTGDYLFVSKVSYGPRIPQTPLTMPLTQHTLPLLNIKSYIDVPHWDYRRVKGLGNVQLNDIVVFNYPAGDTLVNEERWASADYYQMVYSFGQQLYEQTHPSVDASKLSPGQQRGYYQQLYNLGRAYILSNPNEYGDIISRPTDRRENYVKRCVGLPGQTLQIKNRIVYLDGKPNKEPDNVQYTYEVKLKNSLPEDVMTQLGISTEDLTSLNQSGVMPLTAAAAKALAARKDIVASVKLNTHAPTGDLYPLNAWTGWTRDNYGPVWIPKKGATLKLTLANLPIYERAIKVYEGNDLEVRNGRIFLNGRPATSYTFKMDYYWMMGDNRHNSADSRYWGFVPEDHIVGKPIFIWWSHDVDHPGFSGIRWRRLFTCVDGIK, from the coding sequence ATGATCGACCGAAAGAAACCCACCTCGAATCCCAACATACAATGGGCCAAATTCCTCTTAGTCTCGCTTCTCTACCTACTTTTCCTCTTGTGGGTGAAGAGTTGGTGGGGACTGCTCGTGCTGCCCTTCATCTACGACGCCTACATCTCCAAGAAAATACGCTGGAAATGGTGGGAAGACTCCGAGCGGTTCACCCGCATCGTCATGAGCTGGGTGGATGCTTTGGTTTTCGCTCTCGTAGCGGTCTATTTCATCAACTTGTTTTTCTTTCAGAACTTCGTCATCCCCTCCAGTTCGTTAGAGAAGAGTCTGCTCACCGGCGACTATCTTTTTGTGAGCAAAGTGAGCTATGGTCCGCGCATTCCTCAAACACCTTTGACGATGCCTTTGACCCAACACACACTTCCATTGCTCAACATCAAGTCGTATATCGATGTTCCTCACTGGGACTATCGCCGTGTAAAAGGCCTCGGAAACGTGCAACTCAACGACATCGTCGTCTTTAATTACCCGGCAGGAGATACCCTTGTCAACGAGGAACGCTGGGCTTCGGCCGACTATTATCAGATGGTCTATTCCTTCGGTCAGCAGCTTTATGAACAAACTCACCCCTCTGTGGATGCCTCGAAACTCTCACCCGGACAACAAAGGGGCTATTATCAGCAGCTATACAACCTGGGAAGGGCTTATATTCTCTCGAATCCCAACGAGTATGGCGACATCATTTCGCGTCCCACCGACCGTCGAGAGAACTACGTTAAACGATGTGTGGGACTGCCCGGACAGACGCTTCAAATCAAGAACCGCATCGTTTATCTCGACGGAAAGCCCAACAAAGAGCCCGACAACGTGCAATACACCTATGAGGTGAAGCTAAAAAACTCGCTGCCCGAGGACGTAATGACCCAGTTGGGCATCTCTACCGAAGATCTCACAAGCCTCAACCAGAGTGGCGTTATGCCTCTTACGGCGGCAGCGGCTAAGGCTTTGGCGGCCCGAAAGGACATTGTGGCGAGCGTCAAACTGAACACGCATGCACCCACCGGCGACCTTTATCCGCTGAATGCCTGGACGGGTTGGACGCGAGACAACTACGGACCGGTGTGGATTCCCAAGAAAGGGGCTACCTTGAAGCTGACTTTAGCCAACCTGCCCATCTACGAACGCGCCATCAAAGTGTACGAAGGCAACGACCTTGAGGTGCGAAACGGCCGCATCTTCCTCAACGGACGGCCCGCCACAAGCTATACTTTCAAGATGGACTACTACTGGATGATGGGCGACAACCGGCATAACTCGGCCGATTCTCGTTACTGGGGCTTTGTGCCGGAAGACCATATCGTGGGCAAACCTATCTTTATCTGGTGGTCGCACGATGTAGACCATCCCGGATTCAGCGGCATTCGGTGGCGTCGACTCTTTACCTGCGTGGATGGAATTAAATAG
- a CDS encoding non-canonical purine NTP diphosphatase has translation MKLVFATNNLHKLKEIREILQPEFEILSLADIGCETDIPETGNTLEENALIKAQFVEKHYGLDCFADDTGLEVEALGGEPGVYSARYAGGNGHDSEANMHKLLHKLADKDNRRARFRTVIALIAPTLLTHIANKDSQRGIENNSHLLFEGIVDGRIAREKSGNEGFGYDPVFIPEGFEKSFAELGMEVKNRISHRARAVQKLAEWLKKTS, from the coding sequence ATGAAACTTGTCTTTGCAACCAACAACCTTCATAAACTGAAAGAGATTCGCGAAATATTGCAACCGGAGTTCGAAATCTTGTCGCTCGCAGATATTGGCTGTGAGACGGACATCCCAGAAACGGGCAACACGCTGGAAGAAAACGCACTCATCAAAGCTCAATTCGTTGAGAAACACTATGGCTTAGACTGTTTTGCCGACGACACGGGCCTGGAAGTGGAGGCGCTGGGGGGAGAACCGGGCGTGTATAGTGCTCGTTATGCCGGTGGAAACGGACATGACAGCGAGGCCAATATGCACAAACTGTTGCACAAACTGGCAGACAAGGATAACCGGAGGGCGCGATTCAGAACCGTCATTGCTCTCATCGCCCCTACCCTACTGACCCATATCGCCAACAAAGACTCTCAAAGGGGGATTGAAAACAATTCGCATTTGCTCTTCGAAGGTATCGTCGACGGACGCATTGCCCGAGAAAAATCTGGCAACGAGGGCTTCGGATACGACCCTGTTTTTATTCCCGAGGGTTTTGAAAAAAGCTTTGCCGAACTGGGAATGGAGGTAAAAAACCGCATTTCTCACCGTGCCAGAGCGGTGCAAAAGTTGGCAGAGTGGTTAAAAAAAACAAGTTGA